A genomic window from Silene latifolia isolate original U9 population chromosome Y, ASM4854445v1, whole genome shotgun sequence includes:
- the LOC141633961 gene encoding uncharacterized protein LOC141633961 isoform X5 gives MRWSLARLFSHLGTPKLGSCTVQITRPVVYAMVLLLKKIIYLLYVVEVVLVEVLRLDPVPVQGEVLHLGDLQEMEVLLDVAVRSDLLSRRGVFVSVRLIPAASLLANMMQTTACFRVAQMEAEFLGQKNPSEELHGKMTFLSVNQWLWIGSTATHKEWRK, from the exons ATGAGATGGAGCTTGGCAAGACTTTTCAG CCATCTAGGTACTCCCAAGCTAGGTTCTTGCACTGTGCAGATTACCAGACCTGTGGTGTACGCAATGGTTTTACTTCTCAAGAAG ATAATTTATTTGCTGTACGTAGTCGAAGTCGTTCTCGTGGAAG TGCTTCGCCTAGATCCAGTCCCAGTCCAAGGAGAAGTCCTTCACCTAGGAGATCTCCAAGAAATGGAAGTCTTGCTAGATGTGGCCGTAAGGAGTGACCTCCTGTCCCGAAGAGGGGTTTTCGTGAGCGTTCGGCTGATCCCCGCAGCCAGTCTCCTTGCAAATATGATGCAGAC GACTGCATGTTTTCGAGTTGCGCAGATGGAAGCGGAGTTTCTTGGACAGAAGAATCCTTCTGAAGAACTCCATGGAAAAATGACATTCCTATCGGTGAACCA ATGGCTATGGATTGGCTCTACAGCCACCCACAAGGAATGGAGAAAATAG
- the LOC141633961 gene encoding uncharacterized protein LOC141633961 isoform X7 — translation MVLLLKKIIYLLYVVEVVLVEVLRLDPVPVQGEVLHLGDLQEMEVLLDVAVRSDLLSRRGVFVSVRLIPAASLLANMMQTTACFRVAQMEAEFLGQKNPSEELHGKMTFLSVNQWLWIGSTATHKEWRK, via the exons ATGGTTTTACTTCTCAAGAAG ATAATTTATTTGCTGTACGTAGTCGAAGTCGTTCTCGTGGAAG TGCTTCGCCTAGATCCAGTCCCAGTCCAAGGAGAAGTCCTTCACCTAGGAGATCTCCAAGAAATGGAAGTCTTGCTAGATGTGGCCGTAAGGAGTGACCTCCTGTCCCGAAGAGGGGTTTTCGTGAGCGTTCGGCTGATCCCCGCAGCCAGTCTCCTTGCAAATATGATGCAGAC GACTGCATGTTTTCGAGTTGCGCAGATGGAAGCGGAGTTTCTTGGACAGAAGAATCCTTCTGAAGAACTCCATGGAAAAATGACATTCCTATCGGTGAACCA ATGGCTATGGATTGGCTCTACAGCCACCCACAAGGAATGGAGAAAATAG
- the LOC141633961 gene encoding uncharacterized protein LOC141633961 isoform X1: MSFNGLPLDLTLNTKMIIFCVKIGHMGSACKGFDKMPERNILSWTTLLSSHLGTPKLGSCTVQITRPVVYAMVLLLKKIIYLLYVVEVVLVEVLRLDPVPVQGEVLHLGDLQEMEVLLDVAVRSDLLSRRGVFVSVRLIPAASLLANMMQTTACFRVAQMEAEFLGQKNPSEELHGKMTFLSVNQWLWIGSTATHKEWRK; the protein is encoded by the exons ATGTCATTTAATGGGTTGCCCTTAGACCTGACTTTAAATACCAAAATGATCATATTCTGTGTGAAAATTGGTCACATGGGTAGTGCATGCAAAGGGTTTGATAAAATGCCTGAACGAAATATTTTATCTTGGACTACTTTGTTATCTAGCCATCTAGGTACTCCCAAGCTAGGTTCTTGCACTGTGCAGATTACCAGACCTGTGGTGTACGCAATGGTTTTACTTCTCAAGAAG ATAATTTATTTGCTGTACGTAGTCGAAGTCGTTCTCGTGGAAG TGCTTCGCCTAGATCCAGTCCCAGTCCAAGGAGAAGTCCTTCACCTAGGAGATCTCCAAGAAATGGAAGTCTTGCTAGATGTGGCCGTAAGGAGTGACCTCCTGTCCCGAAGAGGGGTTTTCGTGAGCGTTCGGCTGATCCCCGCAGCCAGTCTCCTTGCAAATATGATGCAGAC GACTGCATGTTTTCGAGTTGCGCAGATGGAAGCGGAGTTTCTTGGACAGAAGAATCCTTCTGAAGAACTCCATGGAAAAATGACATTCCTATCGGTGAACCA ATGGCTATGGATTGGCTCTACAGCCACCCACAAGGAATGGAGAAAATAG
- the LOC141633961 gene encoding uncharacterized protein LOC141633961 isoform X3 yields the protein MSFNGLPLDLTLNTKMIIFCVKIGHMGSACKGFDKMPERNILSWTTLLSSHLGTPKLGSCTVQITRPVVYAMVLLLKKIIYLLYVVEVVLVEVLRLDPVPVQGEVLHLGDLQEMEVLLDVAVRSDLLSRRGVFVSVRLIPAASLLANMMQTFYVQDCMFSSCADGSGVSWTEESF from the exons ATGTCATTTAATGGGTTGCCCTTAGACCTGACTTTAAATACCAAAATGATCATATTCTGTGTGAAAATTGGTCACATGGGTAGTGCATGCAAAGGGTTTGATAAAATGCCTGAACGAAATATTTTATCTTGGACTACTTTGTTATCTAGCCATCTAGGTACTCCCAAGCTAGGTTCTTGCACTGTGCAGATTACCAGACCTGTGGTGTACGCAATGGTTTTACTTCTCAAGAAG ATAATTTATTTGCTGTACGTAGTCGAAGTCGTTCTCGTGGAAG TGCTTCGCCTAGATCCAGTCCCAGTCCAAGGAGAAGTCCTTCACCTAGGAGATCTCCAAGAAATGGAAGTCTTGCTAGATGTGGCCGTAAGGAGTGACCTCCTGTCCCGAAGAGGGGTTTTCGTGAGCGTTCGGCTGATCCCCGCAGCCAGTCTCCTTGCAAATATGATGCAGAC TTTTTATGTTCAGGACTGCATGTTTTCGAGTTGCGCAGATGGAAGCGGAGTTTCTTGGACAGAAGAATCCTTCTGA
- the LOC141633960 gene encoding ubiquinone biosynthesis O-methyltransferase, mitochondrial-like isoform X2, with product MAVRFLSRLRHFRTSTTQSLPSLSSSLLRRFFDVSQIAPPLFGDVPVISDTSNTVVNNGARVSSKSSVDAAEHAKFSAVAETWWDAEGPFKPLHALNPTRLAFIRKDPNSIKPFEGLKFVDVGCGGGILSEPLARMGATVTGVDVVDKNIKIARLHAERDPLTSSIEYICTTAEKLVEEHRLFDAVIALEVQRNI from the exons ATGGCGGTCAGATTTCTCTCTCGACTACGCCATTTCCGTACCTCTACCACGCAATCTCTCCCCTCACTTTCGTCATCTCTACTTCGCCGCTTTTTCGACGTTTCTCAAATTGCCCCGCCTTTATTCGGCGATGTTCCGGTGATTTCCGATACTTCTAATACTGTCGTTAACAATGGAGCTAGGGTTTCGAGCAAGTCCTCTGTCGACGCCGCAGAACATGCTAAGTTTTCCGCTGTTGCTGAAACCTG GTGGGACGCTGAAGGACCATTCAAACCATTGCATGCTTTAAATCCAACAAGGCTTGCTTTCATACG AAAAGATCCGAACAGCATTAAACCTTTTGAAGGACTGAAATTTGTTGATGTTGGTTGTGGAGGAGGGATATTATCAGAG CCCTTGGCTCGTATGGGAGCTACGGTGACAGGTGTTGATGTGGTggataaaaatatcaaaattgCACGTCTTCATGCT GAGAGAGATCCACTGACTTCATCCATTGAATATATATGTACTACAGCAG AAAAACTGGTGGAAGAACACAGACTATTTGATGCGGTGATTGCTTTGGAG GTACAACGTAACATATGA
- the LOC141633961 gene encoding uncharacterized protein LOC141633961 isoform X2, with the protein MSFNGLPLDLTLNTKMIIFCVKIGHMGSACKGFDKMPERNILSWTTLLSSHLGTPKLGSCTVQITRPVVYAMVLLLKKIIYLLYVVEVVLVEVLRLDPVPVQGEVLHLGDLQEMEVLLDVAVRSDLLSRRGVFVSVRLIPAASLLANMMQTKNNEVLLGLCCTVYGLSISATRPSMCLQPK; encoded by the exons ATGTCATTTAATGGGTTGCCCTTAGACCTGACTTTAAATACCAAAATGATCATATTCTGTGTGAAAATTGGTCACATGGGTAGTGCATGCAAAGGGTTTGATAAAATGCCTGAACGAAATATTTTATCTTGGACTACTTTGTTATCTAGCCATCTAGGTACTCCCAAGCTAGGTTCTTGCACTGTGCAGATTACCAGACCTGTGGTGTACGCAATGGTTTTACTTCTCAAGAAG ATAATTTATTTGCTGTACGTAGTCGAAGTCGTTCTCGTGGAAG TGCTTCGCCTAGATCCAGTCCCAGTCCAAGGAGAAGTCCTTCACCTAGGAGATCTCCAAGAAATGGAAGTCTTGCTAGATGTGGCCGTAAGGAGTGACCTCCTGTCCCGAAGAGGGGTTTTCGTGAGCGTTCGGCTGATCCCCGCAGCCAGTCTCCTTGCAAATATGATGCAGAC GAAAAACAATGAGGTCTTATTGGGATTGTGCTGCACTGTCTATGGTTTGAGCATATCAGCAACTCGACCGTCGATGTGCTTGCAGCCGAAATAA
- the LOC141633960 gene encoding ubiquinone biosynthesis O-methyltransferase, mitochondrial-like isoform X1 → MAVRFLSRLRHFRTSTTQSLPSLSSSLLRRFFDVSQIAPPLFGDVPVISDTSNTVVNNGARVSSKSSVDAAEHAKFSAVAETWWDAEGPFKPLHALNPTRLAFIRYTLCHHFRKDPNSIKPFEGLKFVDVGCGGGILSEPLARMGATVTGVDVVDKNIKIARLHAERDPLTSSIEYICTTAEKLVEEHRLFDAVIALEVQRNI, encoded by the exons ATGGCGGTCAGATTTCTCTCTCGACTACGCCATTTCCGTACCTCTACCACGCAATCTCTCCCCTCACTTTCGTCATCTCTACTTCGCCGCTTTTTCGACGTTTCTCAAATTGCCCCGCCTTTATTCGGCGATGTTCCGGTGATTTCCGATACTTCTAATACTGTCGTTAACAATGGAGCTAGGGTTTCGAGCAAGTCCTCTGTCGACGCCGCAGAACATGCTAAGTTTTCCGCTGTTGCTGAAACCTG GTGGGACGCTGAAGGACCATTCAAACCATTGCATGCTTTAAATCCAACAAGGCTTGCTTTCATACGGTATACGCTTTGCCATCACTTCAG AAAAGATCCGAACAGCATTAAACCTTTTGAAGGACTGAAATTTGTTGATGTTGGTTGTGGAGGAGGGATATTATCAGAG CCCTTGGCTCGTATGGGAGCTACGGTGACAGGTGTTGATGTGGTggataaaaatatcaaaattgCACGTCTTCATGCT GAGAGAGATCCACTGACTTCATCCATTGAATATATATGTACTACAGCAG AAAAACTGGTGGAAGAACACAGACTATTTGATGCGGTGATTGCTTTGGAG GTACAACGTAACATATGA
- the LOC141633961 gene encoding uncharacterized protein LOC141633961 isoform X4, with protein MSFNGLPLDLTLNTKMIIFCVKIGHMGSACKGFDKMPERNILSWTTLLSSHLGTPKLGSCTVQITRPVVYAMVLLLKKIIYLLYVVEVVLVEVLRLDPVPVQGEVLHLGDLQEMEVLLDVAVRSDLLSRRGVFVSVRLIPAASLLANMMQTWKRSFLDRRILLKNSMEK; from the exons ATGTCATTTAATGGGTTGCCCTTAGACCTGACTTTAAATACCAAAATGATCATATTCTGTGTGAAAATTGGTCACATGGGTAGTGCATGCAAAGGGTTTGATAAAATGCCTGAACGAAATATTTTATCTTGGACTACTTTGTTATCTAGCCATCTAGGTACTCCCAAGCTAGGTTCTTGCACTGTGCAGATTACCAGACCTGTGGTGTACGCAATGGTTTTACTTCTCAAGAAG ATAATTTATTTGCTGTACGTAGTCGAAGTCGTTCTCGTGGAAG TGCTTCGCCTAGATCCAGTCCCAGTCCAAGGAGAAGTCCTTCACCTAGGAGATCTCCAAGAAATGGAAGTCTTGCTAGATGTGGCCGTAAGGAGTGACCTCCTGTCCCGAAGAGGGGTTTTCGTGAGCGTTCGGCTGATCCCCGCAGCCAGTCTCCTTGCAAATATGATGCAGAC ATGGAAGCGGAGTTTCTTGGACAGAAGAATCCTTCTGAAGAACTCCATGGAAAAATGA
- the LOC141633961 gene encoding uncharacterized protein LOC141633961 isoform X6 yields the protein MELGKTFQIIYLLYVVEVVLVEVLRLDPVPVQGEVLHLGDLQEMEVLLDVAVRSDLLSRRGVFVSVRLIPAASLLANMMQTTACFRVAQMEAEFLGQKNPSEELHGKMTFLSVNQWLWIGSTATHKEWRK from the exons ATGGAGCTTGGCAAGACTTTTCAG ATAATTTATTTGCTGTACGTAGTCGAAGTCGTTCTCGTGGAAG TGCTTCGCCTAGATCCAGTCCCAGTCCAAGGAGAAGTCCTTCACCTAGGAGATCTCCAAGAAATGGAAGTCTTGCTAGATGTGGCCGTAAGGAGTGACCTCCTGTCCCGAAGAGGGGTTTTCGTGAGCGTTCGGCTGATCCCCGCAGCCAGTCTCCTTGCAAATATGATGCAGAC GACTGCATGTTTTCGAGTTGCGCAGATGGAAGCGGAGTTTCTTGGACAGAAGAATCCTTCTGAAGAACTCCATGGAAAAATGACATTCCTATCGGTGAACCA ATGGCTATGGATTGGCTCTACAGCCACCCACAAGGAATGGAGAAAATAG